The DNA segment GCACGCCCCCCGTCTCCGGGTAGCATGGGGTGTCTTGCCGGCTTGGCGCAATTGGTAGCGCACCGCTCTTGTAAAGCGGTGGTTGCGGGTTCGAGTCCCGCAGCCGGCTCTCTTCCGACAATCCCGACGGCGATGCGGCCGATCCAGAGCCAGGAGGCCGCCCAGTGACGAATCCGTCGAATCATCCGGATGTCTCGCGCCCGCCTCGGCAGTTCCCCATGTGGGTCGCGCTCGTCGCAGCCGTCGTGTGCGGCGCGCTCATGTCGGTGCAGTCCCGCATCAACGGCGAGCTCGGCCGCCGCCTCGACGACGGGTTCTCGGCGGCCGTCATCTCGTTCGGGTCGGGCCTCGTGATCCTCGCGGTCGCGCTCGCGTTCTCGAAGCGCGGTCGGGCGGGGTTCGCGGGCATCCGGGCGGCGCTGCGAGGCGGGGCGCTCAAGTGGTGGATGCTCGTGGGCGGCGCCGCAGGCGCGTTCCTCGTGCTGAGCCAGGGCCTCACGGCCGCGATCCTCGGCGTCGCGCTCTTCACGGTCGCGATCGTCGCCGGGCAGACGACGTCGAGCCTCGTGATCGACGTCATCGGCCTCGGGCCCGGCGGGAAGCATCCGCTCACCGCCGCCCGCGTGACGGGTGCCGTCCTCGCCCTCGTCGCGGTCGCGTGGTCGGTGTCGTCGCAGCTCGCGGGCGGGTCCTCGATCTGGCTCGTCGTCATGCCGCTCGCGGCGGGCCTCGGCATCGGCTGGCAGCAGGCCGTCAACGGCCGTGTGCGCGTCGCGGCCGATAGCGCGCTGACCTCGACGTTCCTGAACTTCCTCGTCGGCACGGCCGTGCTCGTCATCGCGTGGGGCGTGCACCTCGCCGCGGTCGGGCTGCCCGAGCCGCTTCCGACCGAGGCGTGGCTCTACCTGGGCGGCGCGATCGGGTGCGTCTTCATCGCGGGCACGGCGATCATCGTCCGGCGCACTGGCGTGCTGCTCCTCAGCCTCGCGACGATCGCGGGCCAGCTCTCGGCGGCGCTCGCGCTCGACCTGCTGCTGCCCGCGGCGGGTCGGCACGCCGACGCAGCGACGATCGGCGGCACCGTGCTCGCGTTCGTCGCCGTCGCGGTCGCGAGCGGACGGCTCGCCCCGCTCGCTCGACTCGCGAGGCGAGCGCGCGGCGAGCAGTGAGCGAGGCTCAGTCGAGCGTCGTGAGGAACCGCGACGCGTCGACCGGCCGGTGCCGGTCGCGGCTCGCGTCGGCGGGGACGCCGCCGACGTAGAGCCAGCCGAGCAGGTGCTCGCCGGGCGCGAGCCCGTGCACGGCGGCGACGGCGTCATGGCGCACGTGCGGCCCGGTGCGCCACATGACGCCCCAGCCGGCTTCGTCGAGGAGGAGGCTCAAGAGGTGGGCGACGCCCGCGGCCATCGCGTCCTGCTCCCACACGGGGACTTTCGGATGTCCCTCCTGCGTGCGTGCGACGACGGCGACGAGCAGGGGTGCCCTGAGGGGCTTCCCGCGGAGCTTCTCGGCGTCGGGGCCCTCGAGCCCGGCTGCCTCGACGAGGGCGTCCCCGAGGCGCGCCCGCGCGTCGCCGCGGAGCGCGACGAGCCGCCACGGCTCGAGCGACGCGTGATCGGCGACCCGCCCCGCGGCGGCGATGAGCGAGCGCAGTTCGGCGTCGTCGGGCGAGACATCCGTCACCTTGGGCGCCGAACGTCTCGCGAGCGCAGCCTCGCGGACCGGCGCGCCGCCGGCCGCCTTCTCGTTCATGCCCGCTCGCTCACGCCTCGGGCGTGAAGCCGAGCGCGATCGAGTTCATGCAGTAGCGGTCGCCCGTCGGCGTGCCGAACCCGTCGGGGAAGACGTGGCCGAGGTGCGAGCCGCACGCGGCGCAGCGCACTTCGGTGCGGACCATGCCGAGCGAGTCGTCCTCGATGAGCTCGACCGCCTCGGGGCGCACCGACTCGTAGAAGCTCGGCCATCCGCAGCCCGAGTCGAACTTCGTGCCGCTCTTGAAGAGTTCGGCGTTGCACGCCGCACAGGTGTAGACGCCCGCGCGGTGCTCGTCGAGGAGCTCGCCCGTCCAGGCGCGCTCGGTCGCGGCTTCGCGGAGCACGGCGTACTGGTCGGCGCCGAGCTCGGCGCGCCACTCGTCGTCGGACTTCTGGACGCGGTACCCCATGATTCTCCCTCTGCCGGTTTCGGTCCGGCGCCTCGCTGAGCGCTGACAGCCTAGCCGCGCATCATGGGCAACCGGCGTGCGTGACGATGTGTTCCCACGAGGCCCGCGGCACGGGGCGCGCCGAGCGCGGCGGCCGCCTCACAGGGAAGGCCTGCCTAGGATGTGGACGTGCGCGGATGCTGCCGCGCGTGAGAGCGCGGAAGAGCGCGGAAGTGCGCGGAGGAGGCGGAGATGGGCGAACCGGCGTCGGAGCGCTCACCCGAACCGTCCCCCGGTTCCTCACTCGACGAGCGCGCACGGCGCATCCTCGAGTTCGAGGCGACCGCCGACGCCAATCCGGCGGCGAAGGCCGAGGCGATCAGGGCCGCGTTCGACCTCTCGAGCGCGCGCTACCACCGGATCCTCGCCGAACTCATCGACTCGCCGGCGGCCCTCCGCCACGACCCCATGCTCGTCAAGCGACTGCAGCGGATGCGCGACGCGAGGGCTGAAGCCCGAGCGCGCCGTCGTATCCTGTCTGTCGGTCGTCTCGACTGACCCCGACGACCCCGACCCGACTGGACTCCATGGCTCAGAAGTTCCCCAGCGACCGGTTCGACCGAATCCCCGCCGGCATCGACCGCATCGGCGCCCACCGTGCCCCGAGGCGCCGCGGTGCGGGCTGGGTCGCGTTCGGGTGGGCCGCCCTCGCGACCGTCGTGCTCGTCGTGGGCGGCATCGTCGCGATCTCGCTCTTCAACGACCGCCTCGACTTCGGCGACGCGCAGCAGCCCGTCCAGACCCAGACGCCCGAGCCGACCCAGACGGCCGAGCCCGTCGTCGACCCGAACCAGCCGGTCACGGTGCTGAACGGCACCGAGGTCACGGGGCTCGCCGGCCAGGCCGCGGAACTGCTCACGGCGAACGGGGTGCCGATCGGCACCACGGCGAACGCGAGCGAGAGCGACCTCACCGAGACCT comes from the Agromyces protaetiae genome and includes:
- a CDS encoding DMT family transporter, producing MTNPSNHPDVSRPPRQFPMWVALVAAVVCGALMSVQSRINGELGRRLDDGFSAAVISFGSGLVILAVALAFSKRGRAGFAGIRAALRGGALKWWMLVGGAAGAFLVLSQGLTAAILGVALFTVAIVAGQTTSSLVIDVIGLGPGGKHPLTAARVTGAVLALVAVAWSVSSQLAGGSSIWLVVMPLAAGLGIGWQQAVNGRVRVAADSALTSTFLNFLVGTAVLVIAWGVHLAAVGLPEPLPTEAWLYLGGAIGCVFIAGTAIIVRRTGVLLLSLATIAGQLSAALALDLLLPAAGRHADAATIGGTVLAFVAVAVASGRLAPLARLARRARGEQ
- a CDS encoding nitroreductase family protein yields the protein MNEKAAGGAPVREAALARRSAPKVTDVSPDDAELRSLIAAAGRVADHASLEPWRLVALRGDARARLGDALVEAAGLEGPDAEKLRGKPLRAPLLVAVVARTQEGHPKVPVWEQDAMAAGVAHLLSLLLDEAGWGVMWRTGPHVRHDAVAAVHGLAPGEHLLGWLYVGGVPADASRDRHRPVDASRFLTTLD
- the msrB gene encoding peptide-methionine (R)-S-oxide reductase MsrB, encoding MGYRVQKSDDEWRAELGADQYAVLREAATERAWTGELLDEHRAGVYTCAACNAELFKSGTKFDSGCGWPSFYESVRPEAVELIEDDSLGMVRTEVRCAACGSHLGHVFPDGFGTPTGDRYCMNSIALGFTPEA
- a CDS encoding DUF3263 domain-containing protein; this encodes MGEPASERSPEPSPGSSLDERARRILEFEATADANPAAKAEAIRAAFDLSSARYHRILAELIDSPAALRHDPMLVKRLQRMRDARAEARARRRILSVGRLD
- a CDS encoding LytR C-terminal domain-containing protein, with the translated sequence MAQKFPSDRFDRIPAGIDRIGAHRAPRRRGAGWVAFGWAALATVVLVVGGIVAISLFNDRLDFGDAQQPVQTQTPEPTQTAEPVVDPNQPVTVLNGTEVTGLAGQAAELLTANGVPIGTTANASESDLTETYVYYATPELEGAARGVAQFIPEAEVRLDPKFAEIGTPLVLVVASDFATAVGAAG